In Tumebacillus amylolyticus, the genomic stretch TGCGCATCAAGAGTAAACTTCCCTTGTACCATACCTGTCAAGACATAATACTTTTCGTCCGGTCTAGCCACGTCGCTGTTATCGGTGTGAAGAAAGAGTATCACGTCCTCGTCCGGTGCAAAATCAGGGTTGTCCTCCGACTTCCACGTTGTGTTTCCGACGTACCCTTTGTCGATTCGAATGGCGATGTCCTTGTCATAAGGGGTGCCTTTGAAAACTTTGTTCACATGAACCATGACATCCGTTTGAATGACATTTCTCACATCTTGGCCACGTCCCCAATTCGGGTTGCTCCATCTGCTGGGCAACAGTTCTTTGACTTTCCCACGTACGATGACTTCTGATTCACCAACTAAGTCTGTCTTGTATTTTGTTGGGATAATGCCATGCACGCTGATCGTTTGGGGCTCGGTGCTGTCCGCATCCTGAACAGTTTGTGTTGTTGCAGTCTTTTCCGGCTGGGTCCATGCTGAAAATCCGATCATCCCAGCTCCAACCGACAGGCAGAATATCAAGAGAAGTGTTTTCTTCATAGGTTCGATGACCTCCTATTTATATAGGAACAAGATTCCGTTTTTATCATCCTGTTCAATCGTCCGCTTTTTGGTCTCCCCTAGTGCACTCTGGTCAAACATGGTGGCTTCTGGATCAACGCTGTGTGCCAAACCCAACAAGTGACCCAGTTCGTGAGTAATATTTGCCCCGACATCATAGTTCCCGCTTGATCCGTCGCTTGCAAAGGGGTAATAGACATTAATGTCGATATCCGCCTCGATTATCTTGTTGGTTGAAGAATTGGTCCTAGTGGATGTCTCCATCAGATAGCCAATCCCACGATTCCCCCGAGTGATATCATTTTCGTTATTCAAAACGGGATAGGTCGTCAGCGAGTGTTCAGGAAGACTTTGAAAAACCAGACTTCCGGCACCTGCCGTGTTCCACTGTCCAGCCGCGTTCGAGATGGCTTGCTTTGTTTCCGGAGCAAAGCCACTGTAGGCATGAACATAAGCAGGTGTCGTACTATATCCTCGTGAGTTAAGAGCCCACGAATGGGCTGCACTAGCACCAATTGTAGTCCCGACTAGAACAGTAAGAAATCCTAACCCCCACTGGGTTTTGCGCATATTGGTTGCCTCCTCTATAAATCTACAAATCGAAACTTCTAAGTAACAGTCTATATCGGGGTAATCCTGTGTATCAATGTCTATTTATTAAATTATTGTAACAGAGGTATCGTTTACTTCTCTCCAGATCTCCCCTATAAAAAAAGCCCGAACAGGCCAGCTCCTGTTCGGGCTTTTTTACTTACGGGGTCAGCGTTAGTTGTTTCGCTTTCTGCTGATACACCTTCGGGTCGGTGCTCGTTACATGATACCCACCCGTCGTCCAGTCCTTCACTTGATCGTCATACCAAGGCGACAGCAAGTGTCCCGATTGACCGGGGCCGACGACGTTGTAGGTTTGCGTCAGATTGGAGAGGTCGACGACCGTTCGCCATGCTCCGCCGTGGTTGACTTCGCCGTTGGTGGTGTCCCAACCTGCGGCTTCGACGGTGACTTTGGAGCCGGGGACCGGGGTTTTTGCAGGGTCGAACAGCAGATCAAGCGGCTTCACCGCTGCCAGTGGATGGTGGAACGGGACTTGGTGGAAGTCGCCCCAGTTCCATTTTGACGCATCCTTGCCCTGCAACTCCACCGCACGGTCTACCGCTCGTTGGAACGAGGTGAGGGCGACGGCGTCGAGGCCGCCTTTTTCCTGAACCCAGGGTCCCGGTTTCCCGTTGGCGGCGTTGCGAATGAGGTGGTCGACGGTGCCCGCTTTGTCTTCGAACAGCGCCATCGTCTCTTCCGAAAGCTCCGGCTTGAACAGGACGTTCGGCAACTCGCTCTCCCACAAGTTGTAAACCAGCGAACCGCCTGCGTCCAACGTATCTCGCGCATCCCAGTCAAAAAGCACCTTCAACGCGGCCAAGTCGATGTCGCGCAGTTTGTCTTTTTGCTTCTGTACGGCGCCGGTGAGGATCGGCAGGAATTCCTTCGCTTGCAAGTTCGTCGGGTCGAATTGCAGCTTCTGCATGTCTTCCGCCGTCAATCCCGACTTGCCCGCCAGCGTCTGCGAAATCTCCTTCTCTCGATACGGTTGCGCCCAGACGTTGGAGAGGTGGTATTTGTAATCGTCGCCTACCACCTTGTTGTTCGCCGTCGCGATGTATCCGGACGGCGGGTTGACCGTGGTCGGCAGTTCCTCCCACGGGATGAAACCTTGCCACTCATACTCCCCCGTCCAACCGGGCACGGGAGTCGAAGCATCGCCCTTGGTGCGGATCGGAATCAGGCCGTTCGCCCGATACGCAATCGTGCCGTCCTGCGAAGCGAACACAAAATTCTGCGCCGGCGTCTGGAAGTAGGTCAGCGCTTGCTTGAACTCCTCCCAATTCGTCGCCTTTGCGAAACGCTGCACCGCTTCCAACTCCGAGGATGGTTGCAACGCCGTCCATTTCATCGAGAGCACGGTATCCGAGTTTTTGTCATTCGCGAATTCCGAAATGATCGGGCCATGACGAGTGATGCGCACGTCGTAAGGCACGGCAGCCGCATCCTTGACTTTGATCTCTTCGTGGATCACCTGCGCCGGCTCCCACTTGCCTTGGTACTCGAATTCATTTTCATTTGCCGGATTGCGTTTCTCCATGTAGAGGTCCTGCACGTCCGGCCCGACATTGGTCACACCCCACGCGATGTGGTCATTGTGCCCGAGGATAATCCCCGGAATGCCGGCGAAAATAACCCCCGACACATTCAGCGTCGGCGCTTTCAAATTCGTCTCGTACCAAATCGACGGCGTGTTCAACGACAGATGCGGGTCGTTCGCGAGCAACGGCTTGCCGCTCGCCGTCTTGGAACCGGACACGACCCAGTTGTTGCTCCCGTTAAACGGGTTCGGCTTCACCGCTTCTGCCAGCAACGGCCCGACATCCAGCGGATGGTCCTTCATCGCTTGGATGATCGTCGGCGCGTCCACAGGGTACGACGGGAACAGGTCGAGCGCTTTTTCCGAAGAGAGATGTTGCGCGAGGTCGTAGTGGAACGCTTGCTCTTGCCAGTGCCCGCCGAGGTCGAACGCCATGTACTTGCCGATCGTCAGCGAATCGACCGCCGACCAGTCGCGCGGCTGGTAGCCGAGCAGCGTAAACTCAATCGGTAGGGAACTGTCTGCCTTGGCTTGCGCGATGTACGCGTTCACACCTTGCGCATACCAATCCAGCACTTGCTTTGCCTCCTGCGAGTACGCACTCAGACTTGCTTCTGCCGCCCGTCGCAAACCAAACGTTCGGAAGAATTTATCCCGCGAGAGAGCTTTCTCCCCCACCACTTCAGACAGTTCGCCCGAAGCTTGGCGGCGCGAGAGGTCCATCTGGAACATCCGGTCTTGGGCGGTGACATAGCCCTGCGCCAGATAGAGGTCGTGTTCATCTGTCGCTTCGATGTGCGGAACGCCGTGGTCGTCACGCCAGACGGTGACGGGCTTGTCGAGGCCGTGCAGCTTGAGAGTGCCCTCCACCACGGGAAGACTTTTCGAGATCAGATAATACCCGGTGCCGGATGAGGTGAGGAGGAGCAGAACCAAGACCAGCGCGATGGAAGTCACGATCTTCCACAGACGGCGCTTGGGCCACAAGCGAAGTCGTCGTCTCGGTGTAGGGGTTACGGTCGGTTGCAAACAAACATCCCTCCTTTTCTCCCTCCATAATGACAGAAAATTCCGCAAGAAAAAAGACCCTGCCACGCAGATGTGGCAAGGTCTCTTTTTTCTACAATTCCGTCCGCAAGCTCCACAGCTCCGGGAAAAAGCGGTGATCCAACGCCCGCTTCAAATACTCCACGCCCGACGAGCCGCCGGTGCCCATCTTGAAACCGATGATGCGCTCGACGGTGATCATGTGGTTGTAGCGCCATTGTTGCTGGCGGTTGTCGATGTCCACGAGTTTCTCGGCGAGTTCGTAGAGGTCCCAGTACTTGTCAACGTTGCGGTAGACTTCAAGCCAGGCTTGTTTCACGCTTTCGTTGGGCGTGTAGTCCTGCGACCAGTCGCGGTTCAACGCCTGCTCGTCCAGATGCAGACCGCGCTCCGACATCGCCCAGATCGCCGCGTCGTAGATCGAGCGTTGGTTGAGGGCTTTTTGCAGAATGTCGTAGAGGTCGGTTTGGTGTTGGTAGACGCCAAGCGAGGCGGCGTTCTTGCGACCGAGCATGAACTCGATCAGGCGGTTCTGGTAGGACTGGAAACCGGAGGAGCGGCCGAGTTTGTCTCGGAACTCCATGTATTCCGACGGGGTGAGCGTCGAGAGCACGTCCCAGGACTGAATCAACTGAATTTGGATGCGCGAGACGCGGGAGAGCATCTTGAACGCGGGCTCCAAGTTGTTCTGCAAGATGGAGGCGCGGGCGGCGTCCATTTCGTGCAGGATCAGCTTCATCCAGAGCTCGCTGGCTTGGTGGATGATGATGAACAGCATCTCGTCGTGATGGTCGGACAGGCGTTGCTGGCTGGTCAGAACTTTCTCCAACTGCAAGTAATCGCCGTACGTCATGTCTTTGGAAAAATCCATTTGCAGGCCTTGCTTGTCGTGCGGGTGATTCGAATTGGACATGTGTGTCGCTCCCTCGGGTGTTGGCTTGGAAGTGGCAGTAGGCATGAAAAAACCGTGCGGAGTTGCAACCGGCACGGATACGTAATTTCTATTTTTGGACAGAACCTGATTCTCAGTGTACCAAATTTATGAAGACTAGTCTAGAGCTTTCCGGAACTCTCCCCTAGAATTAGCTGTGAAGGGGGGATTCATTTGCGCCGCGTCTATTCCCTGTCTCTGCCCGTCATCGGCGAACTGAGTTTGCAACATGGGCTCGCCGCCGTCGACGCTCTGTTCGTCGCGAAACTCGGCTTGCTTTCCCTCAACGCCGTCGGCGTCACATCGATGTTCAGCGTCATCCTGCTCTCGATTCTGAACGCGCTCGGGGTGACGGTCACCGTTTTTCTCTCCAGAGCTACAACGCACGCCACTTCGGAAAAAACTCCCTCCCACGCGAGGTCTCTCGTCTGGCACGGACTCGTTATGGGCGGAAGTGTCGGCCTCACCGTGGCGATTCTCTGCCTGCTGTTTGCCACGCCGCTTTTGCAT encodes the following:
- a CDS encoding matrixin family metalloprotease, with the translated sequence MRKTQWGLGFLTVLVGTTIGASAAHSWALNSRGYSTTPAYVHAYSGFAPETKQAISNAAGQWNTAGAGSLVFQSLPEHSLTTYPVLNNENDITRGNRGIGYLMETSTRTNSSTNKIIEADIDINVYYPFASDGSSGNYDVGANITHELGHLLGLAHSVDPEATMFDQSALGETKKRTIEQDDKNGILFLYK
- a CDS encoding penicillin acylase family protein; this encodes MQPTVTPTPRRRLRLWPKRRLWKIVTSIALVLVLLLLTSSGTGYYLISKSLPVVEGTLKLHGLDKPVTVWRDDHGVPHIEATDEHDLYLAQGYVTAQDRMFQMDLSRRQASGELSEVVGEKALSRDKFFRTFGLRRAAEASLSAYSQEAKQVLDWYAQGVNAYIAQAKADSSLPIEFTLLGYQPRDWSAVDSLTIGKYMAFDLGGHWQEQAFHYDLAQHLSSEKALDLFPSYPVDAPTIIQAMKDHPLDVGPLLAEAVKPNPFNGSNNWVVSGSKTASGKPLLANDPHLSLNTPSIWYETNLKAPTLNVSGVIFAGIPGIILGHNDHIAWGVTNVGPDVQDLYMEKRNPANENEFEYQGKWEPAQVIHEEIKVKDAAAVPYDVRITRHGPIISEFANDKNSDTVLSMKWTALQPSSELEAVQRFAKATNWEEFKQALTYFQTPAQNFVFASQDGTIAYRANGLIPIRTKGDASTPVPGWTGEYEWQGFIPWEELPTTVNPPSGYIATANNKVVGDDYKYHLSNVWAQPYREKEISQTLAGKSGLTAEDMQKLQFDPTNLQAKEFLPILTGAVQKQKDKLRDIDLAALKVLFDWDARDTLDAGGSLVYNLWESELPNVLFKPELSEETMALFEDKAGTVDHLIRNAANGKPGPWVQEKGGLDAVALTSFQRAVDRAVELQGKDASKWNWGDFHQVPFHHPLAAVKPLDLLFDPAKTPVPGSKVTVEAAGWDTTNGEVNHGGAWRTVVDLSNLTQTYNVVGPGQSGHLLSPWYDDQVKDWTTGGYHVTSTDPKVYQQKAKQLTLTP
- the kynA gene encoding tryptophan 2,3-dioxygenase, encoding MSNSNHPHDKQGLQMDFSKDMTYGDYLQLEKVLTSQQRLSDHHDEMLFIIIHQASELWMKLILHEMDAARASILQNNLEPAFKMLSRVSRIQIQLIQSWDVLSTLTPSEYMEFRDKLGRSSGFQSYQNRLIEFMLGRKNAASLGVYQHQTDLYDILQKALNQRSIYDAAIWAMSERGLHLDEQALNRDWSQDYTPNESVKQAWLEVYRNVDKYWDLYELAEKLVDIDNRQQQWRYNHMITVERIIGFKMGTGGSSGVEYLKRALDHRFFPELWSLRTEL